The Dreissena polymorpha isolate Duluth1 chromosome 10, UMN_Dpol_1.0, whole genome shotgun sequence genome includes a region encoding these proteins:
- the LOC127848485 gene encoding uncharacterized protein LOC127848485 isoform X2 — translation MEAPRGADYVIIIKTEDKVSSVERADDGTNDDTVDTVSVAADSVASVTTMELEYTILDDTVVHSNNNLYSTRRDIWEDVDIPEALTNNEHNETPVTVHGSVVSNTTSELNPGLDDMAPVSGMNASANKPDRHQCPLGEENMESDIAFNSQRISCKFDTVKITTFNSKEDTIHTSGGQDDAQKLQREHDSSVADFVENLTIDGAFDWLDERNIDQDLHSLDEIRLLIKRMIIQERNKALTSKHNVQKSDGEERAITIYYPFVRLREERAITIDYPFVRLECKKKTFPILYYACETIQGMLTTYEQDLGAPALLDDKLCSFMSADSINVYTTANLLHHFNSDAMEDQGISANSVVASINQTSTFTLIVVQDDTCEAIVNALKNSDIRNSGVLIVGNIKDLPVIANVFISITQSEKIMKEADYVLERCAFGILKTAFMNLQDFESSRPLSELENASLHEVYDQIKAYFKESSIPGTECPDIQPQTFQYPKHIDQAIEVIKGISVIIGCVKKSGRLQIYIEATAPDFNVEEIIRRELNIYEVREYDFVYRTVKHLFSSGDSAFGGRGTLGGIREEDKIT, via the exons ATGGAGGCCCCACGTGGTGCtgattatgttattattattaagacaGAAGATAAAGTATCCTCTGTTGAACGCGCTGACGATGGAACAAACGACGATACTGTTGACACAGTTTCGGTTGCGGCTGACAGTGTGGCTTCAGTTACAACCATGGAACTAGAGTATACAATTCTAGACGACACAGTGGTCCATTCgaacaataatttatatagtaCGAGAAGGGACATATGGGAAGACGTTGATATCCCTGAAGCTCTAACAAATAATGAACACAATGAAACACCTGTAACTGTACACGGCAGTGTAGTTTCTAATACAACCAGCGAACTGAACCCAGGTTTAGACGACATGGCACCTGTAAGTGGTATGAACGCGTCCGCTAATAAACCTGACAGACATCAATGCCCTCTCGGAGAGGAAAATATGGAGTCAGACATTGCATTCAATTCTCAACGTATTTCTTGCAAATTTGACACTGTCAAGATTACGACATTTAATTCCAAAGAAGACACTATCCATACAAGTGGAGGTCAAGATGATGCCCAAAAACTTCAAAGAGAACACGACAGCAGTGTAGCCGATTTTGTAGAAAACCTGACTATCGACGGAGCGTTTGACTGGCTCGATGAACGTAACATCGACCAAGATCTGCACTCTCTGGATGAAATAAGGCTCCTTATTAAGAGAATGATCATTCAAGAGAGAAATAAAGCACTTACTTCAAAACATAACGTACAGAAATCG GATGGGGAAGAGCGTGCAATCACAATATATTACCCATTCGTCAGACTTCGGGAAGAGCGTGCAATCACAATAGATTACCCATTCGTCAGACTGGAAtgtaaaaagaaaacatttcCTATTCTTTACTACGCATGTGAAACCATTCAAGGAATGCTCACAACTTACGAGCAGGATTTGGGAGCTCCTGCATTGTTAGATGACAAATTATGCAGCTTCATGTCGGCAGATTCTATAAATGTTTACACAACAGCGAATTTATTGCATCATTTTAACTCTGATGCGATGGAAGATCAAGGCATATCAGCAAATAGCGTAGTGGCCTCGATAAATCAGACAAGTACGTTTACTTTAATCGTTGTTCAAGATGACACGTGCGAAGCAATCGTAAATGCTTTGAAAAACTCAGACATACGAAATTCAGGTGTCTTAATAGTCGGCAATATTAAGGACTTGCCTGTTATCGCCAATGTTTTCATCAGTATAACCCAATCGGAAAAGATCATGAAGGAAGCAGATTATGTACTGGAACGTTGTGCATTTGGCATTTTGAAAACAGCGTTCATGAATTTACAAGACTTTGAGTCATCACGACCACTTTCTG AACTGGAAAATGCAAGCCTGCATGAGGTGTATGATCAAATCAAGGCATATTTCAAGGAGTCTTCCATTCCTGGCACAGAATGTCCTGATATTCAACCACAAACCTTCCAATATCCAAAGCATATTGATcag GCGATTGAAGTTATTAAAGGCATATCCGTTATTATCGGATGTGTAAAGAAGAGCGGAAGACTACAAATCTACATTGAAGCAACAGCCCCTGATTTTAACGTTGAAGAAATTATACGTCGCGAGTTAAATATATATGAGGTTAGAGAATATGACTTTGTGTACAGAACTGTAAAGCATTTGTTTTCTTCTGGGGATTCAGCATTCGGCGGTCGAGGAACTCTGGGGGGGATTCGTGAAGAAGATAAAATTACCTGA